In Anaerolineales bacterium, one DNA window encodes the following:
- a CDS encoding NAD(P)H-binding protein → METYVVTGAYGYSGKYIAMRLLAQGDTVRTLTNSPQRANPFGARVTAVPFHFDDPKALAAALAGARVLINTYWVRFDHDDFTHSLAVENTLKLFSAAREAGVGRVVHVSITNPSVESPLPYFKGKALLERALRDSGLPHSILRPAVLFGHEDILINNIAWALRRLPVFGVFGRGDYRLQPICVEDFAALAVSESRQAGNRVLDAVGPETFTFRDLVAEIGRIIGKRRPIMPVHPALGLFVASVIGRTVNDVFLTREEIDGLMAGLLCVSSAPTGETRLTGWARENAPSLGIHYSNELARRRNRFKSYEEL, encoded by the coding sequence ATGGAGACTTACGTTGTTACTGGAGCTTATGGATACTCGGGGAAGTACATCGCAATGCGCCTGCTTGCCCAGGGCGATACCGTTCGCACCCTCACGAACTCACCGCAGCGCGCCAACCCATTTGGCGCCCGCGTCACTGCGGTGCCCTTCCATTTCGATGATCCGAAGGCGCTGGCAGCAGCGCTTGCCGGCGCTAGAGTGCTCATCAACACGTACTGGGTCCGGTTCGATCATGATGATTTCACACACTCCCTCGCAGTCGAGAACACCCTCAAGCTGTTCTCGGCCGCTCGAGAGGCCGGAGTCGGACGAGTCGTGCATGTCAGCATCACCAACCCCTCGGTGGAGTCACCCCTCCCGTACTTCAAGGGCAAGGCACTCCTCGAACGTGCTCTCCGCGACTCGGGACTTCCCCATTCCATCCTCAGGCCCGCGGTCTTGTTTGGTCATGAAGACATCCTGATCAATAACATCGCATGGGCACTCCGTCGACTGCCCGTATTCGGCGTGTTCGGCCGCGGGGACTATCGACTCCAACCTATCTGCGTCGAGGACTTCGCGGCGCTTGCCGTAAGTGAGAGTAGGCAGGCCGGGAACCGGGTCCTTGACGCCGTCGGCCCAGAGACGTTCACATTCCGAGACTTGGTCGCAGAGATCGGCCGCATCATCGGGAAACGTAGGCCGATCATGCCGGTTCATCCAGCTCTCGGGCTCTTCGTCGCCTCGGTGATAGGCCGCACAGTCAATGACGTCTTCCTGACGCGCGAGGAAATCGACGGTCTCATGGCTGGGCTCCTCTGCGTCTCATCAGCACCCACTGGCGAGACTAGGTTGACGGGTTGGGCCCGCGAGAACGCGCCTTCTCTCGGCATTCACTACTCAAACGAGCTCGCTCGCCGGCGCAACCGTTTCAAGTCATACGAGGAACTCTGA